The Malus domestica chromosome 10, GDT2T_hap1 genome contains a region encoding:
- the LOC139188644 gene encoding uncharacterized protein, with amino-acid sequence MRLDVAVKALEALVTFFENYREIGFASAMSDAKEIALDSEIDPIFQTKRHRPRKRHHDEVDGNEREQQSAEESFRTDYFLVIVDIALSQLKHRFEQLKAFESIFGFLFDAPKLISLDDQQLKENCMNLEAHLKHGNTMDVDGADLCSELQVLQMMLPKEAFLSNNPWTSMEIANFVKETNMCPNVLIAYRVLLTVPVTVASAERSFSKLKLLKSYLRTTMTQDRLNGLAILCIEKDEIEDLEYDDFASKNAKRQFLKG; translated from the coding sequence ATGCGTCTTGATGTTGCTGTAAAGGCATTGGAAGCACTTGTTAccttttttgaaaactacagagaaattggttttgcttctgcCATGAGTGATGCTAAAGAAATTGCACTTGATTCGGAAATTGACCCTATTTTTCAAACTAAACGTCATAGACCTAGaaaaagacatcatgatgaagttgatggtaATGAGAGGGAACAACAGTCTGCTGAAGAATCATTTAGAACAGATTATTTTCTTGTTATAGTGGATATTGCTCTTTCTCAACTGAAACACAGGTTTGAACAGTTAAAGGCTTTTGAATCTATTTTTGGCTTCTTATTTGATGCACCGAAGTTAATTTCATTGGATGATCAACAACTGAAAGAAAATTGTATGAATCTTGAAGCACATTTGAAACATGGAAATACCATGGATGTAGATGGAGCCGACTTATGTTCCGAATTACAGGTGTTGCAAATGATGTTACCTAAAGAAGCATTTCTCTCTAATAACCCTTGGACATCCATGGAAATAgcaaactttgtaaaagaaaCCAACATGTGTCCTAATGTCTTGATTGCTTATCGTGTACTGTTGACTGTACCTGTGACCGTGGCATCTGCAGAaagaagtttttcaaaattgaagttATTAAAATCTTACTTGCGGACCACTATGACTCAAGATAGGCTAAATGGATTAGCAATCTTATGCATTGAAAAGGATGAGATTGAAGACTTGGAGTATGatgattttgcttcaaaaaATGCCAAAAGACAATTTCTTAAAGGTTGA
- the LOC103412877 gene encoding probable mannitol dehydrogenase, with protein sequence MSTEQEHPKPAFGWATRDSSGVFSPFKFSRRETGDKDVMFKVLYCGICHSDLHMAKNEWGMSNYPLVPGHEIVGVVTEVGRKVQKFNVGDKVGVGCMVGSCKSCESCSNNLENYCPKSILTYGSKNYDGTTTYGGYSDIMVANEHFVVRIPDNLPLDGTVHLLCAGITTYSPLRYFGLDKPGMHVGVVGLGGLGHVAVKFAKAMGVKVTIISTSPNKKDEAVEHLRTDSFLVSRNEDQMQAAMGTLDGIIDTVSALHPLLPLIGLLKSHGKLVMVGAPEKPLELPVFPLLVGRKIVAGSNIGGMKETQVMIDFAAKHNITADIEVIPMDYVNIAMERLLKADVRYRFVIDIGNTLKSTL encoded by the exons ATGTCAACAGAACAAGAACACCCCAAGCCTGCCTTTGGTTGGGCCACCAGAGATTCATCTGGCGTTTTCTCTCCCTTCAAATTCTCAAGAAG AGAAACCGGCGACAAAGATGTGATGTTCAAAGTGTTATACTGTGGGATATGCCATTCGGACCTTCATATGGCCAAGAACGAATGGGGAATGTCTAACTATCCATTGGTTCCCGG ACATGAGATTGTTGGTGTAGTGACAGAGGTAGGGAGAAAAGTACAAAAATTCAATGTTGGAGACAAGGTAGGTGTTGGATGCATGGTGGGATCATGTAAATCTTGTGAAAGTTGTTCCAACAATCTTGAAAATTACTGCCCCAAATCGATACTTACTTACGGTTCCAAGAACTACGATGGAACCACCACATACGGAGGTTACTCTGACATCATGGTAGCCAATGAGCACTTTGTAGTCCGTATCCCAGACAACCTTCCCCTTGATGGAACGGTTCATCTCCTATGCGCTGGGATTACAACTTACAGCCCTTTGAGATATTTCGGACTTGACAAACCAGGTATGCATGTGGGTGTGGTGGGTTTAGGTGGTCTAGGCCATGTGGCTGTCAAGTTTGCTAAGGCCATGGGGGTTAAGGTTACTATCATCAGTACCTCCCCTAATAAGAAGGATGAAGCAGTTGAACATCTCCGCACTGATTCTTTTTTGGTCAGCCGCAATGAAGATCAGATGCAG GCTGCCATGGGGACATTGGATGGTATCATTGACACGGTTTCTGCACTCCACCCTCTATTGCCTTTGATTGGTTTGTTGAAGTCTCATGGAAAGCTAGTGATGGTTGGAGCACCAGAGAAGCCTCTTGAGCTTCCTGTTTTTCCTTTGCTCGTgg GAAGGAAAATTGTAGCTGGCAGTAACATTGGGGGCATGAAGGAGACGCAAGTGATGATTGATTTCGCAGCCAAGCACAACATAACAGCTGATATTGAGGTTATCCCAATGGATTATGTGAACATTGCCATGGAGCGCCTTCTTAAAGCAGATGTCAGATATCGATTTGTCATCGATATTGGAAACACATTGAAGTCTACCTTGTAG